ctgcctggttccctgtaacttggcttctcgcagcgagggaaccgccagaaggcccttggtactggacctcagtgtccaggctgaatgatgggagtggagacccttcttcaggtatactggaccaaggccgtttagggctttaaaggtcagcaccaacactttgaattgtgctttaaaatgtactgggagccaatgcagatctctctatGTGATTCCGGTGGCCTCTCCCAGTCAtgagtctagctgccgcattctggattaattgcagtttccaggtcaccttcaaaggtagccccacgtagaacgcattgcagtagtccaagcgggagagaactagagcatgcaccactctggcaagacagtctgttgCAGAGCTAGCAAGGGCAGTGACCGTCTGTTTGTCCGTCTGCTACAGGGATGCCGAGATCGATGACCTGAAGACGCAGCTCTCCAGGATGCAGGAGGACTGGATCGAGGAGGAGTGCCACCGCGTGGAGGCCCAGCTGGCGCTGAAGGAAGCCCGGAAGGAGATCAAGCAGCTGAAGCAGGTCATTGACACCGTCAAGAACAACCTGATGGAGAAAGACAAAGGGCTCCAAAAGTACTTTGTGGACATCAACATTCAGAACAAGAAGCTGGAGACCCTGCTGCACTGCATGGAGGTCGCCCAGGACGGGACGGTCAAAGAAGAGGGGGCTGCCGAGTCCGCGGGGGGCTCTCCGGCCCGCTCCCTCACCCGCAGCTCCACCTACACCAAGCTGAGCGACCAAGGAGCCGCCGACAGGAACCTGGGCGGCTCCCAGATCTCAGTGGAAGAAGCGGCCTGTGACAGCGGCTTTGTGGCCGCGGACGACTCCTTGAGCCGGACGGACTTGCTGGACCAGAGCAGCCTCCTGTCCTCGGGGGTGGAGTGCGGCACAGACGACACCTCCCTGCAGACCAACTTCACCCTGGGGTCCCGGGTGCCCACCAGCTCCACGTACGAGAAGCTGATGGGGTCTCAGCACAGCGTCGAGGCGGCAGTGCAAGCCAGCTGCATGCAGGAGCAAGCCATACAGACGGACTTTGTGCAGTACCAGCCGGATCTTGATACTATCCTAGAGAAGGTGATGAAATCCCAGGCTTGCAGCCTGGCCAGCCCCACGTCCGTGTGGGTGTCTGAAATGGAGGATGCGGCTGAACCGCGTAGCTTGGAGATCCAGGGCCAGAGCTTTCCTGGGGGGGCCACGGACATGGCAGCTGCTGATCCCAGCTCAGCTGTGTCGATCAGCGCagtagaggagggagagaacgcTACTGAGCAAGCAGCTTCGCCAAGCCCAGTGGCCAACAGCCCAACCGTGCACCAGCCTTCTAGCGCCAGCCAGTCGGTGAGCGTCATGTGtgccccagaagaagaagaagaagaagctgagcCGGGCCAGGAGCtcgtagcagcagcagcggcggcggagcCTCAAACTTACTGGAGCCGCCACTTCATCGTGGATCTCCTGGCTGTGGTGGTGCCGGCAGTGCCTACGGTCGCCTGGCTGTGCCGCTCGCAGAGGAGGCAAGGCCAGCCCATCTACAACATTAGCTCGCTCCTGCGGGGCTGCTGCACGGTCGCCCTGCACTCCATCCGCAAGATCAGCTGCCGCTCCGTCACCAACACCAGCAGCTCCTGCTCCCAGCCATAACCTCCTTCCCCTACTCAGCTCATTGCGCCGCACACATGCTTCGCCCAGAGAGAGCCAGTTCATGGAAACAACCATAATTTAGCTGACCACTGATTGTACATTTCATCCACGCACTgagactttttatttatttatttatttattgggggggcacCTGGGTGACAGTTCTGACCTGCTGCATCTCGATTTATACAAATGACTTGGGGGAGTTAGCGTTGCCCCTCTTTCTGCAACCCTGGAGGAATTGCAAGGAGCTGGGATTGGGCAGCCGGCCTCCCTGCTGAAAGACCCTTGCGCCGTAGGTGCTGTAGCTTGCGGAAGTTTGCCTGTCATTCCACTTCAGGGAAGTTACGAGACTTTTTCCCGATCTCTCTCCTTTCCACAGTAGGCTCTTTCTGGCCATTTTTGCGATACGCTGGAAAAGCTCTCCGATAACTTGTTCCtttctcttctgctttttctAACGCTCCTCTATAAACCACCGGTGTCCCTAATCCTCACTAGGCCACCACCCGCCACCCACTTTTGCTCATGTTCCCTCACTTACAGGATTTTGCAGCAGTAACTACAGATCCTGGCTGAGCCTTTTGCCGGCTCCCGATGGGAAGAGAAGGGGCACATCACAGTTGCCTAGCAGTGACGAGATATATTCTCACCCACTGCCAGGTTGACTCAGAAGTGAGGAGGCAGTGGATTTCATAGCTCAGCAATCgatcacctgctttgcatgcaaaaggctccaaattcattccccagcacctccaggtgggactgggagagacctctgccagtccgtgtaggcagCACTGGCCTAGATGGACCAGTTATCTGACTCCACATGAGATAGCTTCATATGGTCCATGGACCCAGAGACATCACTTTCCTCCCTTCATCCAGCGACAGGCAAAGGGACCGTCTTGGTTCTTTCATGGGGCACAAAAAATAAAGCAGAGCCCTTTCTCCATCTAATGACACAGCGCCCGTCACCTTCCTGACGGTTTAAAATGGCACGTACGTTCCTTCCTTCGAAATGGATTACCATTTCCCCAGTCTTACTAAAGCAGTCGGCGGTTG
The Podarcis raffonei isolate rPodRaf1 chromosome 6, rPodRaf1.pri, whole genome shotgun sequence DNA segment above includes these coding regions:
- the SNPH gene encoding syntaphilin isoform X2, translated to MAMSLPGSRRPSTGSRRRPSPPVSMRDTYGTSSLSSSSNSGSCKGSDSSPTPRRPVKYLLCSDNHGIKPPTPEQYLTPLQQKEVCIRHLRARLKDTHERLQDRDAEIDDLKTQLSRMQEDWIEEECHRVEAQLALKEARKEIKQLKQVIDTVKNNLMEKDKGLQKYFVDINIQNKKLETLLHCMEVAQDGTVKEEGAAESAGGSPARSLTRSSTYTKLSDQGAADRNLGGSQISVEEAACDSGFVAADDSLSRTDLLDQSSLLSSGVECGTDDTSLQTNFTLGSRVPTSSTYEKLMGSQHSVEAAVQASCMQEQAIQTDFVQYQPDLDTILEKVMKSQACSLASPTSVWVSEMEDAAEPRSLEIQGQSFPGGATDMAAADPSSAVSISAVEEGENATEQAASPSPVANSPTVHQPSSASQSVSVMCAPEEEEEEAEPGQELVAAAAAAEPQTYWSRHFIVDLLAVVVPAVPTVAWLCRSQRRQGQPIYNISSLLRGCCTVALHSIRKISCRSVTNTSSSCSQP
- the SNPH gene encoding syntaphilin isoform X1; translation: MAMSLPGSRRPSTGSRSREFYGRSGFASFFKSATAPATPTEKQPLLPASRRPSPPVSMRDTYGTSSLSSSSNSGSCKGSDSSPTPRRPVKYLLCSDNHGIKPPTPEQYLTPLQQKEVCIRHLRARLKDTHERLQDRDAEIDDLKTQLSRMQEDWIEEECHRVEAQLALKEARKEIKQLKQVIDTVKNNLMEKDKGLQKYFVDINIQNKKLETLLHCMEVAQDGTVKEEGAAESAGGSPARSLTRSSTYTKLSDQGAADRNLGGSQISVEEAACDSGFVAADDSLSRTDLLDQSSLLSSGVECGTDDTSLQTNFTLGSRVPTSSTYEKLMGSQHSVEAAVQASCMQEQAIQTDFVQYQPDLDTILEKVMKSQACSLASPTSVWVSEMEDAAEPRSLEIQGQSFPGGATDMAAADPSSAVSISAVEEGENATEQAASPSPVANSPTVHQPSSASQSVSVMCAPEEEEEEAEPGQELVAAAAAAEPQTYWSRHFIVDLLAVVVPAVPTVAWLCRSQRRQGQPIYNISSLLRGCCTVALHSIRKISCRSVTNTSSSCSQP
- the SNPH gene encoding syntaphilin isoform X3; translated protein: MAMSLPGSRRPSTGSRRRPVKYLLCSDNHGIKPPTPEQYLTPLQQKEVCIRHLRARLKDTHERLQDRDAEIDDLKTQLSRMQEDWIEEECHRVEAQLALKEARKEIKQLKQVIDTVKNNLMEKDKGLQKYFVDINIQNKKLETLLHCMEVAQDGTVKEEGAAESAGGSPARSLTRSSTYTKLSDQGAADRNLGGSQISVEEAACDSGFVAADDSLSRTDLLDQSSLLSSGVECGTDDTSLQTNFTLGSRVPTSSTYEKLMGSQHSVEAAVQASCMQEQAIQTDFVQYQPDLDTILEKVMKSQACSLASPTSVWVSEMEDAAEPRSLEIQGQSFPGGATDMAAADPSSAVSISAVEEGENATEQAASPSPVANSPTVHQPSSASQSVSVMCAPEEEEEEAEPGQELVAAAAAAEPQTYWSRHFIVDLLAVVVPAVPTVAWLCRSQRRQGQPIYNISSLLRGCCTVALHSIRKISCRSVTNTSSSCSQP